A part of Gouania willdenowi chromosome 2, fGouWil2.1, whole genome shotgun sequence genomic DNA contains:
- the pwp2h gene encoding PWP2 small subunit processome component, whose product MKFAYRFSNLLGAVYRQGNLNFSKDGNAVISPVGNRVSVFDLKNNSSETFPISTSKNISCVGLSADGRLAVVVDQDGAALLISLVTRAVLHHFHFHKPVSSVSFSPDGRKFVVTKENVALMYHAPGRRREFNAFVLDKTYYGPYDETTCIDWTDDSRCFAVGSRDTSTWVFGAERWENLIYYSLGGHKDAVIGCFFHRDSLDLYTVSQDGALCVWECDTEPEGLKLKSQSQKPQSDDEEEDDDDEEKEGEVIRGKAETPREKKKSKNARYKQRSKHFFNKEGDFNNLTAAAFHKHTNLLVTGFSSGVFLLHELPEFNLIHSLSISDQRISSIAINSSGDWIGFGCSGLGQLLVWEWQSESYVFKQQGHFNNMAALAYSPDGQHIATGGDDGKVKVWNSNSGLCFVTFTEHSSSVTCVVFNASGFVIVSASLDGTVRAFDLHRYRNFRTFTSPRPAQFSSLAIDVSGELVSAGAQDSFEIFLWSMQTGRLLEILGGHEGPVSCLSFSPVQSVLASSSWDRTVRLWDMKDSWKVKETLPLTADGLVVAFRPDGQELAVATLNGEISFWNPQTAAQTGSVSGRHDLETGRKETDKITAKQSAKGKSFLSLCYSADGESILAGGQSKFVCIYSAKEQMLMKKFEISCNLSFDAMEEFLDRRKMTEFGSLALVDEGAGDEDGVDISLPGVRKGDMSSRHFKPEIRVSSLRFSPTGRSFAATSTEGLLIYSLDGSLVFDPYDLDLDVTPSSVRSQLRLQEWASAIVLAFRLNEAALKQEVLETVPHQQIAVVCASLPDIYVEKLLYFVSSCLEKSGHLQFYMTWTEKLLMLHTQKLKNRSGVLLPTLQALQKSIQRHSDDLSKLCDFNVYNIRYAEALSKQRGMKRAVDEEEEDEEDECKEEDAEDEGLSEAMSDAEMIL is encoded by the exons atgaaGTTCGCTTATCGG ttttccaACCTGCTGGGAGCCGTTTACCGTCAAGGAAACTTGAACTTTTCCAAAGATGGGAACGCTGTGATCAGTCCTGTGGGAAACAGAGTGTCCGTCTTTGACCTGAAGAA TAACTCCTCAGAGACGTTTCCCATTTCAACCAGCAAGAACATCAGCTGTGTGGGTCTGTCTGCTGATGGGAGGCTGGCTGTAGTGGTGGaccaag ATGGAGCTGCCCTCCTCATCAGTTTGGTAACTCGAGCTGTTCTTCATCACTTTCATTTTCACAAACCAGTGAGCAGTGTCAGTTTCTCTCCTGATGGAAG GAAGTTTGTCGTCACTAAGGAAAACGTGGCTCTGATGTATCACGCTCCTGGACGCAGACGTGAGTTCAACGCCTTCGTGTTGGATAAAACCTATTACGGCCCCTACGACGAGACCACCTGCATCGACTGGACTGACGACTCCCG GTGCTTCGCTGTGGGCAGCAGAGACACATCCACGTGGGTTTTTGGCGCCGAGCGTTGGGAGAACCTGATCTACTATTCACTGGGAGGACACAAGGAcgctgtgattggctgcttCTTCCACAGAGACAGTCTGGAT ctgtacACGGTGAGTCAGGACggcgctctgtgtgtgtgggagtgtgACACTGAGCCTGAAGGACTGAAGCTGAAGAGCCAAAGCCAGAAGCCTCAgagtgatgatgaggaggaagatgatgatgatgaagagaaGGAGGGGGAGGTGATCAGAGGAAAGGCAGAAACTcccagagagaagaagaaaagcaagAACGCTCGATACAAACAGAGGAGCAA GCATTTCTTCAACAAAGAAGGAGATTTTAACAACCTGACCGCAGCCGcttttcacaaacacacaaaccttttagTGACTGGTTTCTCCTCTGGAGTTTTTCTACTGCACGAACTGCCAGAGTTTAACCTCATCCACTCACtcag CATCTCCGATCAGCGGATCTCCTCCATCGCCATCAACAGCTCCGGTGATTGGATCGGCTTTGGCTGCTCAG GTCTTGGTCAGCTGCTGGTTTGGGAATGGCAGAGCGAGTCGTACGTCTTCAAACAGCAGGGACACTTCAACAACATGGCAGCGCTCGCATACTCGCCCGACGGACAGCACATTGCCACCGGGGGCGACGACGGCAAG GTGAAAGTGTGGAACTCCAACAGTGGCCTCTGCTTCGTCACCTTCACCGAGCACAGCAGCAGCGTGACCTGCGTGGTCTTCAACGCCAGCGGCTTCGTCATCGTCAGCGCGTCATTGGACGGAACTGTTCGAGCCTTCGACCTGCACAG ATATAGAAACTTCCGGACCTTCACCTCCCCTCGGCCGGCGCAGTTCTCCTCCCTGGCGATAGATGTCAGTGGAGAGCTGGTGAGCGCCGGAGCTCAGGACTCCTTTGAGATCTTCCTGTGGTCCATGCAGACCGGCCGCCTGCTGGAG ATCCTCGGAGGTCATGAAGGTCCGGTGAGCTGCTTGAGCTTCAGCCCGGTTCAGTCGGTCCTGGCCAGTTCATCCTGGGACCGAACGGTCCGTTTGTGGGACATGAAGGACAGCTGGAAGGTCAAAGAGACGCTCCCTCTGACGGCTGATG GTCTGGTTGTGGCGTTCCGTCCTGACGGTCAGGAGTTGGCCGTTGCGACCTTAAACGGCGAGATTTCCTTCTGGAATCCTCAAACGGCGGCGCAGACCGGATCAGTTTCCGGACGCCATGATCTGGAAACGGGACGCAAAGAGACGGACAAGATCACCGCCAAACAGTCGGCCAAGGGAAA GTCTTTCCTGTCGCTGTGCTACTCTGCTGACGGGGAGTCCATTCTGGCAGGAGGTCAGTCCAAGTTCGTCTGCATCTACAGCGCCAAGGAGCAGATGCTGATGAAGAAGTTCGAGATCTCTTGTAACTTGTCGTTTGACGCCATGGAG GAGTTCCTGGACCGGAGGAAGATGACGGAGTTTGGAAGTCTGGCTCTGGTGGACGAAGGCGCCGGAGACGAAGACGGGGTGGACATCAGTCTGCCCGGAGTTCGAAAAG GTGACATGAGCTCTCGCCACTTTAAACCTGAGATCAGAGTCAGCTCACTGAGGTTCTCTCCAACCG GCCGTAGCTTTGCAGCGACCTCCACTGAAGGTTTGCTGATTTACTCCCTGGATGGCTCGCTGGTCTTCGACCCGTACGACCTTGACCTGGACGTCACGCCCTCCAGCGTGCGCTCACAGCTGCGCCTCCAGGAGTGGGCGTCGGCCATCGTGCTGGCCTTCAGGCTCAACGAGGCGGCCCTGAAACAGGAAGTGCTGGAGACGGTGCCACACCAGCAGA TCGCGGTGGTGTGCGCTTCACTTCCTGACATCTACGTGGAGAAGCTGCTCTACTTTGTCTCCTCCTGTTTGGAGAAGTCGGGTCACCTTCAATTCTACATGACGTGGACGGAGAAGCTGCTGATGCTGCACACGCAGAAGCTGAAGAACAG GTCAGGTGTGTTACTGCCGACGCTGCAGGCGCTGCAGAAAAGCATCCAAAGACACTCGGACGACCTTTCCAAACT CTGTGACTTCAACGTGTACAACATCCGTTACGCTGAAGCTTTGTCCAAGCAGAGAGGAATGAAGAGAGCGgtggatgaggaagaggaggatgaggaggatgagTGTAAAGAGGAAGATGCAGAGGATGAAGGCCTGTCGGAGGCCATGAGCGATGCAGAGATGATACTGTAA
- the eed gene encoding polycomb protein eed has translation MRESKNMSDFPSRAGKEVPAKKQKLSSDENSNPDLSGDENDDAVSVESGTNAERPDTPTNTANAPGRKSWGKGKWKSKKCRYSFKCVNSLKEDHGQPLFGVQFNWQSKEGDPLVFATVGSNRVTLYECHSQGEVRLLQSYVDADAEENFYTCAWTYDTNTSHPLLAVAGSRGIIRVINHITMQCIKHYVGHGNAINELKFHPRDPNLLLSVSKDHALRLWNIHTDTLVAIFGGVEGHRDEVLSADFDLLGDKIMSCGMDHSLKLWRIDSERMQKAIRGSYDYNPSKTNRPFVSQKIHFPDFSTRDIHRNYVDCVRWLGDLILSKSCENAIVCWKPGKMEDDIDHIKPNESNVTILGRFDYSQCDIWYMRFSMDFWQKMLALGNQVGKLYVWDLEVEDPHKAKCSTLTLPKCTSAIRQTSFSRDSSILIAVCDDASIWRWDRQR, from the exons ATGAGGGAAAGTAAAAACATGTCGGATTTTCCGTCCCGGGCGGGAAAAGAAGTCCCAGCTAAGAAGCAGAAGCTGAGCAGCGACGAAAACAGCAACCCGGACTTATCCGGAGACGAAAAC GATGATGCGGTGAGTGTGGAGAGCGGCACCAACGCTGAGCGTCCGGACACGCCCACAAACACGGCCAACGCTCCAGGCCGCAAAAGCTGGGGCAAAGGAAAATGGAAGTCCAAGAAGTGCAGATATTCCTTTAAGTGTGTGAACAGCCTGAAG GAGGACCACGGGCAGCCGCTCTTTGGAGTCCAGTTCAACTGGCAGAGTAAGGAAGGCGACCCGCTGGTGTTTGCCACCGTAGGCAGTAACAGA GTCACGCTGTACGAGTGTCACTCTCAGGGAGAAGTTCGACTCCTTCAGTCCTACGTCGACGCCGAT GCCGAGGAGAACTTCTACACGTGCGCGTGGACGTACGACACAAACACCAGCCACCCTCTGCTGGCTGTGGCAGGATCACGAGGAATCATACGAGTCATCAACCACATCACCATGCAGTGCATTAAG CATTACGTGGGTCACGGGAATGCCATAAACGAGCTGAAGTTCCACCCCAGAGATCCCAACCTGCTCCTGTCCGTCAGCAAAG ACCACGCCCTCAGACTGTGGAACATTCACACTGACACACTAGTGGCCATATTTGGAGGAGTGGAGGGTCACCGAGACGAAGTGCTGAGTGCA GACTTTGACCTGCTGGGGGACAAGATCATGTCATGTGGGATGGATCACTCCCTCAAACTGTGGAGGATCGACTCTGAGCGGATGCAGAAAGCCATCCGAGGCTCGTACGACTACAACCCATCAAAGACCAACAG GCCCTTCGTCTCCCAGAAGATCCACTTCCCCGACTTCTCCACGCGAGACATCCACAGGAACTACGTAGACTGCGTGCGATGGCTGGGAGATCTCATCCTCTCCAAG TCGTGTGAAAACGCCATTGTGTGCTGGAAACCAGGAAAGATGGAGGACGACATCGACCACATAAAGCCCAACGAGTCCAACGTCACCATCTTAGGACGATTCGACTACAGCCAGTGTGACATCTGGTACATGCGCTTCTCCATGGACTTCTGGCAGAAG ATGTTGGCTTTGGGAAACCAGGTTGGGAAACTCTACGTTTGGGATCTGGAGGTGGAAGATCCTCACAAAGCAAA GTGTTCCACGCTGACGCTGCCTAAGTGCACGTCGGCCATACGTCAGACGAGCTTCAGCAGAGACAGCAGCATCCTCATCGCTGTGTGTGACGACGCCTCCATCTGGAGGTGGGACCGCCAGCGCtga